CTTTCATAGCCAATAAGTTAGTTCTTCCTTGTACACCTAAGCCAATAATTGAAATAACTTCTGATTCAGGATTTGCCATATATCTTGCGCATACACCGGAAGCTGCTCCTGTCCTCCATGCAGTTATCCAGTTTGCATCCATGACGGCTTTAAGAAGTCCTGTTTCACAATCATTCATGCACCATATACCATTAATGTAAGGAAGACCTTTGGCCTGATTACTTGGATAGCCAGCTGCCCACTTAATTCCCATTACATCGATGTCGCCGCCAACCCAGCAAGGCATAGCGTGAATGTAGCAATCTTTCCTCGCATGCACACCTATTTTTGCTGGGAGTTCCACTTTCCCTTCGCCCTTCAACTTCAATCCTTCATCTACGGCATCAATTATGCTTCTCATTGATAGTCCGAGACTTGCTACTTCTTCCTGTGATAGCCATAGCACCTCAGGTATTTTCATATGCAACATCATCCCCTCTACGTTTTATATGTTTCAATACAAGGCAAGCGCTCGCGAGTATTCAATAGTTATAATAAAAATACATAAATGAGATTAAATTAAATCGACAACATTAATCTCTTTCCTAATCAAAAAGTTTTGAGACTTACAATAAGAGTCAAACTGTTTAACCTTATTTTGAGAAGCATCTTTGTCCTTGAGATAGACCCCTGTGAACAACGCATGAATTAGAGCCATTACCGCACCAAATGGGTCAATAAAAGTAATGTACTGCTGTGGAATTATTAGAGGGTACTTTATGAAAGGAATTATTGGTGAAGCTACGCTATCTGTAAAACCAATTATAGGGATTTCTTTTGCTTTTAGGTATTCAAGAATATCTTGTGTAGGCTTGGAATATCGTGGGAAACTGAAAACCATTGCCACTGTTTTGGGCGGCATTTTCCGAATTTTCATTAAACTTTCAATATCCAACCGGGTTATTTTGTGAACGTTCGGGCCAAGGATGCTAAGAAAATAATTAGCATATTCAGCAAGACAAACATTAGCTACTGTTCCAACAATGACCACATCAGAAGCTTCATATATTAAATCAACGATAGTATCCATAACATCTTTCGAAATTATCTCAGAAGCCCTGCTTAACATTTGAGCTTCCATTGACATCACTTGACGGTATATGTCTAGGCTACTTTTCCCTGAAGCATCTAGTGGGTATTTTTCAAGGGTTGAAATATGGTTTTGAACCATAGCCTGACATGCTGACTGAAAATCGGAATATCCTGAATATCCCAGAATCGCTACGAACCTCGTTACAGTAGATTCACTTACTCCAGAGTTATATGCCAAAGTTGCAGCATTCATAAATGCGCTTTTTACGTAATTTCCAGCAACGTATTCTGCCAATTTTCTTAGTTTAGGACTTAAAGACGATGAGATTTTCTTTAATTGATCAAGAACGGAAACACTTTCCGAATTTATCATGAATAATTTTCCACCTTTTAAAAATATAATGAAATTTAGCTCTTCATTATTTATACTACCCCACATGAAAACTGTCAAGATATGTTTTTATTTTCGCACAAATAGCCATAAATTTTCAGCTAAGTGATTTTTAGCATAAGCTTCTCTTCTTCAAACATAACGAAGACGTGATAGTGCCCCACAAAAGGAAGGCTTACCACCACGTCTTCTATTGATTGTTACCCTATTTATGTGCCACTGCCTACTCGTTGTTGAACCTCCTCAGTTCCATCCTGTTTCGATAACGTGTCAGCCTTCTCTTGGTTTTTTTGCTGAGAGAGCTGCTTTGATCGATAGAAAAAGCAGTCAGATGAATAAGTTCCTTTCCCCCAACGAGAGCAGAGGCTATTACTTGTGTTCCTTCGTAGCGATAGTCGTGTCCGCAGCTTACAGAAGGATGTTTTGTTTCCTCAGCTTCAACGATGGATTGTAAAAAAAGCCTGGCACGTTCTTTAGTTATTCTTTTTTTGGTTTTCTTATCCTGTATTTCGCCAATCTCAAATTTGTTTAATGTTTCCATCGCCGAAAAAACCATTAAAAAACCTCCTCTTAATGGCTCTATCCATTTACAAACCATTTTAAGGACTCAGGGCGACAGGTTATGTGTGTTATCAACTATGGCTATTTACTATGCTTGTCCCTAGTTCATAAAGCTGAGTTTTCAGTTCTGTGGGCTCGAGCGCTTTGGCATAGGGAGCGCTGGCCATTACCCATCGTGCAACATCGCCAAGATTAGGCACCGTTGCCGACAATATGATGGAACCATCTTCATTTTCTTCTATCTTTTGGGTAGGATGCCAGGTGGTTTCCGCTACTACAGCTGCGAGGGGTGGTTCAATCTTCAACGAAACGTCATGGATTCCTTCTCCTGTACAACCATACCACGCAGAAGAAGCATAATCTCCAACATCAAAATTCTCTGGCGGCTCAACATATGG
This region of Aminobacterium colombiense DSM 12261 genomic DNA includes:
- a CDS encoding MurR/RpiR family transcriptional regulator, giving the protein MWGSINNEELNFIIFLKGGKLFMINSESVSVLDQLKKISSSLSPKLRKLAEYVAGNYVKSAFMNAATLAYNSGVSESTVTRFVAILGYSGYSDFQSACQAMVQNHISTLEKYPLDASGKSSLDIYRQVMSMEAQMLSRASEIISKDVMDTIVDLIYEASDVVIVGTVANVCLAEYANYFLSILGPNVHKITRLDIESLMKIRKMPPKTVAMVFSFPRYSKPTQDILEYLKAKEIPIIGFTDSVASPIIPFIKYPLIIPQQYITFIDPFGAVMALIHALFTGVYLKDKDASQNKVKQFDSYCKSQNFLIRKEINVVDLI
- a CDS encoding ARPP-1 family domain-containing protein; translation: MVFSAMETLNKFEIGEIQDKKTKKRITKERARLFLQSIVEAEETKHPSVSCGHDYRYEGTQVIASALVGGKELIHLTAFSIDQSSSLSKKTKRRLTRYRNRMELRRFNNE